Proteins co-encoded in one Bacillus infantis NRRL B-14911 genomic window:
- the sda gene encoding sporulation histidine kinase inhibitor Sda, whose product MKIMSNEQLVVSYRDALKTGMEKEWINILKGEIQRRGLRPFKN is encoded by the coding sequence ATGAAAATTATGAGTAATGAACAACTTGTCGTCTCGTATCGTGATGCATTGAAAACTGGTATGGAAAAAGAATGGATCAACATACTTAAAGGTGAAATTCAGCGAAGAGGACTAAGGCCATTTAAAAATTAA
- the odhB gene encoding 2-oxoglutarate dehydrogenase complex dihydrolipoyllysine-residue succinyltransferase — MAEIKVPELAESITEGTVAQWLKQPGDFVNKGDYVVELETDKVNVEIISEYSGVIKDLGAQEGDTVQVGETIATVDTEATEGSAPAEEALAEKAPQASEPPAAPKEPVTNEAKPQTEEEQEKKQRPIASPAARKMAREKGIDLSQVPTADPLGRVRAQDVSGYNPQAAKQESKPAAASPGPAAQPAQDSKPVERVRMSRRRQTIANRLVEVQQNAAMLTTFNEVDMTNVMNLRKRRKDKFFEENDVKLGFMSFFTKAVVAALKKNPLLNAEIQGDELVLKKFYDIGIAVSAKEGLVVPVVRDADRKNFAEIEGDIMDLADKARNNKLSLNDLQGGTFTITNGGVFGSLLSTPILNGPQVGILGMHSIQLRPVAIDAEKMENRPMMYIALSYDHRIVDGKEAVTFLKRVKELIEDPESLLFEA; from the coding sequence GTGGCAGAAATTAAAGTTCCAGAATTGGCGGAATCAATTACAGAAGGTACGGTGGCTCAATGGCTGAAACAGCCGGGCGACTTTGTCAATAAAGGGGATTATGTCGTAGAGCTGGAAACCGACAAGGTCAATGTTGAAATCATCTCTGAATACAGCGGAGTCATCAAGGATCTCGGCGCACAAGAAGGTGACACTGTCCAGGTTGGCGAAACGATTGCGACAGTTGATACGGAAGCGACAGAAGGCAGTGCTCCTGCTGAAGAAGCACTAGCTGAGAAAGCGCCTCAGGCATCTGAGCCGCCGGCTGCTCCGAAAGAGCCTGTAACAAACGAAGCTAAGCCGCAGACAGAAGAAGAACAGGAAAAGAAGCAGCGTCCGATCGCATCTCCTGCAGCACGCAAGATGGCCCGGGAAAAAGGCATTGATCTCAGCCAGGTGCCGACAGCCGATCCTCTTGGCCGCGTAAGGGCACAGGATGTTTCCGGATACAATCCACAGGCAGCAAAGCAAGAATCAAAGCCAGCAGCTGCATCACCAGGACCTGCTGCACAGCCGGCACAGGACAGCAAGCCTGTCGAACGCGTCCGCATGTCCCGCCGCAGACAGACGATTGCCAATCGCCTTGTTGAGGTTCAGCAGAATGCTGCCATGCTGACAACGTTCAATGAAGTTGATATGACCAATGTAATGAACCTGCGCAAGCGCCGCAAAGACAAGTTCTTTGAAGAAAATGACGTTAAGCTGGGCTTTATGTCATTCTTCACAAAAGCAGTTGTTGCTGCCCTGAAGAAGAATCCTTTGTTGAATGCGGAAATACAGGGTGACGAGCTGGTACTCAAGAAATTCTATGATATCGGCATCGCTGTTTCTGCAAAAGAAGGCCTCGTCGTTCCTGTCGTACGGGACGCGGACCGGAAGAACTTTGCTGAAATAGAAGGCGACATCATGGATCTTGCTGACAAAGCAAGAAACAATAAACTCTCACTGAATGACCTGCAGGGAGGAACATTCACAATCACAAATGGCGGAGTATTCGGTTCACTGCTGTCAACACCGATCCTGAATGGCCCTCAGGTAGGCATCCTGGGAATGCACAGCATCCAGCTGCGCCCGGTTGCCATTGATGCCGAGAAGATGGAAAACCGCCCAATGATGTATATAGCATTATCATACGACCACCGCATCGTTGACGGAAAAGAAGCAGTTACCTTCCTGAAGCGCGTAAAAGAGCTGATCGAAGATCCGGAATCATTGCTTTTTGAAGCTTAA
- the sucA gene encoding 2-oxoglutarate dehydrogenase E1 component has translation MKTPSNGEGPLQGFHGPNLGYVIELYERFLEDPQSVDAEMREYFEKWGSPEQTQIDTFENDKPVQAAAPGQLEKTLAAIRLADNIRAYGHISADIYPLKNNKPEKDILALEQYGLTRNDLEQVPASIICSDAPSHVRNGFEAIEHLKNVYTQTIAYEFHHVYDVNEKNWLRNKVETGTLLAEPSNEKKVGVLKRLMEVEEFEKFLHRTFVGQKRFSIEGLDTLVPLLDELVAESVVDGAKTINIGMAHRGRLNVLAHVLGKPYEMIFAEFQHAPNKELVPSEGSIGINYGWTGDVKYHLGLDRQIKKENTTKARLTLANNPSHLEFVGAVVEGFTRAAQDDRSASGYPKEDPSSAMAILIHGDAAFPGQGTVAETLNLSQLTGYRTGGTIHIIANNTIGFTTESQDSRSTRYASDLAKGYEIPILHVNADDPEAVVAAAQLACEYRAKFNKDFLIDLIGYRRFGHNEMDEPMTTNPLMYNVIHKRPTIKSLYSEQLVANGTLSRESLEGMDAEVLDKLKEAYNKVPDKKKEVEETNPPETVEKGIPELATAVELKTLKQINEELLTWPEDFKVFNKLDKILKRRTEALEGNGKIDWGLAETLAFASILKDGTPIRLSGQDSERGTFAQRNVVLHDSSSGKAYSPLHMLSSSKASFAVHNSPLSEMAVVGFEYGYNVFAPETLVLWEAQYGDFSNAAQVMFDQFISAGRAKWGQKSGLVMLLPHGYEGQGPEHSSGRVERFLTLAAENNWTVANLTSSAQYFHILRRQAAILNREEVRPLVLMSPKSLLRNPNVASNGLELSEGAFQPIIEQPGLGQAKDQVKRIVFGTGKIMIDLHENIEDAANLDWLHILRVEEIYPFPMKKIRSILEQYPNVEEIVWVQEEPKNMGAWNFVEPRLSELAPAGAKVSYTGRRRRSSPAEGDPNVHKKEQARIINEVLTRTEEGGF, from the coding sequence ATGAAAACGCCATCCAACGGCGAGGGACCTTTACAGGGGTTTCATGGACCAAACCTTGGCTATGTTATTGAATTATATGAAAGATTCCTGGAGGACCCTCAATCAGTAGACGCTGAAATGAGAGAGTACTTTGAAAAGTGGGGATCTCCTGAACAAACTCAGATTGACACCTTTGAAAATGATAAGCCTGTCCAGGCTGCAGCTCCCGGACAGCTGGAAAAAACGCTGGCAGCTATCCGCCTTGCGGATAATATCAGGGCGTACGGCCATATCTCGGCTGATATCTACCCATTAAAAAACAATAAGCCGGAGAAAGACATCCTTGCGCTGGAGCAATATGGATTGACCCGGAATGATCTGGAGCAGGTGCCGGCATCGATCATTTGTTCAGATGCCCCTTCACATGTACGCAATGGATTTGAAGCAATAGAGCATCTTAAGAATGTATATACCCAAACAATAGCTTATGAGTTTCATCATGTATACGATGTGAACGAAAAGAATTGGCTTCGGAACAAGGTGGAAACAGGCACACTGCTTGCCGAACCTTCAAATGAAAAGAAGGTGGGAGTCCTGAAAAGGCTGATGGAGGTTGAGGAGTTTGAAAAATTCCTTCATCGCACATTTGTCGGGCAAAAACGCTTTTCAATCGAAGGGCTTGATACGCTTGTGCCGCTATTGGACGAGCTGGTTGCAGAATCTGTTGTCGACGGCGCGAAGACGATCAATATCGGAATGGCTCACCGGGGCCGCCTGAACGTGCTTGCCCATGTGCTTGGTAAGCCGTATGAAATGATCTTCGCTGAATTCCAGCATGCGCCGAATAAAGAGCTTGTGCCTTCTGAAGGTTCTATCGGCATTAACTACGGCTGGACAGGCGACGTAAAATATCACCTGGGATTGGACAGGCAGATCAAGAAGGAAAACACGACTAAAGCAAGACTGACGCTTGCTAATAACCCGAGCCACCTTGAATTCGTCGGCGCGGTAGTTGAAGGCTTCACACGGGCAGCCCAGGATGACAGAAGCGCTTCCGGCTATCCGAAGGAAGATCCAAGCTCGGCTATGGCAATCCTTATTCATGGTGACGCAGCTTTCCCGGGACAGGGAACTGTGGCAGAAACATTGAATCTCAGCCAGCTTACTGGTTACCGTACTGGCGGAACCATTCATATCATTGCAAATAATACGATCGGATTTACAACAGAATCCCAGGATTCCAGATCTACCCGGTATGCAAGCGATCTTGCCAAGGGCTATGAAATTCCGATCCTGCATGTAAATGCTGACGATCCTGAAGCTGTGGTAGCTGCCGCCCAGCTCGCCTGTGAATACAGGGCGAAATTCAATAAAGATTTTCTGATTGATCTGATCGGCTACCGACGTTTCGGACACAACGAAATGGATGAGCCGATGACGACAAATCCGCTTATGTACAATGTTATACATAAGCGCCCAACCATTAAATCACTATACAGTGAACAGCTGGTTGCAAACGGCACTCTTTCCAGGGAAAGCCTGGAAGGAATGGATGCTGAGGTTCTTGATAAGCTGAAAGAGGCCTATAATAAAGTTCCAGATAAGAAAAAGGAAGTTGAGGAAACCAATCCGCCTGAAACGGTTGAAAAAGGTATTCCTGAATTAGCCACAGCTGTTGAACTGAAGACATTAAAGCAAATCAATGAAGAGCTTCTGACATGGCCTGAAGATTTCAAGGTCTTCAATAAACTGGACAAAATCCTGAAGCGCAGGACTGAAGCGCTCGAAGGCAACGGAAAAATTGACTGGGGCCTTGCAGAAACATTGGCATTCGCCTCCATCCTGAAGGATGGTACGCCAATCCGCCTGTCCGGGCAGGATTCAGAACGCGGAACCTTTGCCCAGAGAAATGTTGTCCTTCATGACAGCAGTTCAGGAAAAGCTTATTCACCATTGCATATGCTTTCTTCTTCTAAAGCTTCATTTGCAGTCCATAACAGCCCGCTGTCAGAAATGGCTGTTGTCGGCTTTGAATACGGCTACAATGTATTCGCACCTGAAACTTTAGTGCTGTGGGAAGCACAATACGGTGACTTCTCCAATGCTGCACAAGTCATGTTCGACCAATTCATATCCGCTGGAAGAGCGAAATGGGGACAGAAATCCGGTCTTGTCATGCTTCTGCCTCATGGTTATGAAGGCCAGGGGCCAGAGCACTCGAGCGGCAGGGTTGAAAGATTCCTGACTTTAGCAGCTGAAAACAACTGGACAGTTGCCAACCTGACTTCATCTGCACAGTACTTCCATATTCTGAGGAGACAGGCTGCCATCCTGAACAGGGAAGAAGTAAGGCCACTTGTCCTCATGTCGCCTAAGAGCCTGCTGCGCAACCCGAATGTTGCTTCCAACGGGCTGGAGCTCAGCGAAGGAGCCTTCCAGCCGATCATTGAACAGCCTGGATTGGGACAGGCAAAAGATCAGGTGAAAAGGATTGTATTTGGTACAGGAAAGATCATGATCGACCTTCATGAGAATATTGAGGATGCAGCTAACCTTGACTGGCTTCATATTTTAAGGGTCGAAGAAATTTACCCGTTCCCGATGAAGAAAATCAGAAGCATCCTTGAACAGTATCCAAACGTTGAGGAAATCGTATGGGTTCAGGAAGAGCCGAAGAATATGGGAGCATGGAATTTTGTAGAACCGCGCCTTTCCGAATTGGCTCCAGCCGGTGCAAAAGTTTCCTATACCGGAAGACGCCGCCGTTCAAGCCCGGCAGAGGGTGACCCGAACGTCCACAAAAAAGAACAAGCGCGCATCATTAATGAAGTCTTAACACGTACGGAAGAGGGAGGATTTTAA